The stretch of DNA CAAAGCTGAATGCTGGAGAACTCCTACATGCCCCTTGATTATGCAAGTAAAAGAGGCCATCAACTCAGAAATCCCACAAACAGTTTAATTCAGTCTGAACCGGGTTTAATCCAGTCCTGAAAAAGTGGCAACTTGTACTAAAACCTTGAAAAATATTCTAGGAATTCTGAGTCCCATACCACTCATGCTAAACAGTGTAGTTTCTCATGTTGTattaaaatctatatatatattttttgcaatCTCATCACTTTCATTATTCCATGTCACTTCACCCTTTATACTCTGCCACACTGTTACTTTGACACAATTCAAGTTAGGACCAGAacaaattaattatatattagtaAGCCAATTAATACACATACAGACTTGTTTGATTTTAGTGATTAAATTAGCAAAACATTGCATTTAATACAAGTACATAAATATTTGTCCCCATTAAGGCTGCTGTCATTTTTAACCAGACAGCTCAGCAATAAATCGTCTGTATCTGCACCCAAGCAAATCTGTATTTTGATCAttggtacaaacacaaaaatatcTAGGGTTGAGGCGGTATACTGGTTTTAGGCATAGCATGGTAACTTTGCAACCCAAAAGAGAATCCCACCAATTTCTTACTATTTTCAGAGTTTTGAAAACCAAACAGTCAACTTATTATTGGGAATATAATGAGCAGATTAGGCTTTAAGGTAAATAATCACTTGCTAGATGCAAAGTAGTTCAAAAactttatttagttatttattcaatttttattgtgtataatttttatttatgttttcaaATCTGAGGTCAAGATTTGATTCAGTATTTTGTGATTCTAAAAACATAATTATTTACTGCCAAGCACTAATAAAGACCAATAAACTGATTACAAAATGCAGTCATTATCAattagttactccaacaacgtTTCTGCTTCCCTAATGCTTCCTAAATGTCACATCACGTAATGAAACCGATATTGGAGACTGCAGGACAATTATAGCCCAAAAACCTATAGGAATGTAATGAATGAATCTAAtctagcgcccccttgtggagattCTTCAGCCAGCTAAACATGCCAGGTCCATGAGGTGTCTCACCTGTAATGGTATGGCAACATTTCACTTTAatttactatatggacaaaattatttggacacctgcacattcatttgTTTCTACCACAATCAATgttagtgaaaaaaaaaaggtttctatctggcttttgtttgtttggaggagcattgacTGTTCTTAACATCACACCGAAACTACAGGTAACTACAGGTCAAGAGTTCTATCCCTAAGTTAAGTGATATCAATATTTAATGACATATCACAGACACTGTGACCACCAGCATTACAGGGAGTATCATCCGCaaagcctctctctcacttccaaGTTTCCACCACGATTAATAACTAGAAAGGGCGTGATTTAGCAAATGGCGACCGCGGGTGGTCTGGACGTCTGAACAGGTCAATGGAATATTGGTGTAAACACTGACAATACCGAAGGACAAACTCTACCAGCTCTATTCCCAGCACATTACGCCAACATCTTGAGCCCACAAAGAGCAAAAGTCTACATTTTGAGAGGCCCAAGGAGGCTTTGCCTGGTGTTGCTGCTGGACTTCTGCCTAACTGGAGCACAGCCAGGGTGTAGAGTAATGAGCAGTGCTTAATCTGAGTTTAACGCCCTTTAACACTCCACTGTAACGTGATCTCCCTCTCCACATGAGTGATGCGTATCACTGCCCATCACAAGAATCTAAGAGCAGAAGATCAGGGTTAGCTCAGAACAGCTACAAGGATATAACAGAGTCCCACTATTCAGTAGCACAGAACTCTAAACGCAGGGTTTCCATCGATATACAGGGTGGCTTAGAGGGTACAGAACAAGGTTTTTCACAGCATTAAGATCGTGTTTCAATTCCCAGCCCCATCAAACATGCCTGTCTatgatcttatacttttaacacagTTGTACACTACACTCCAGCTGAACCGCCTGAACCTCCTGTCCCTCCTGTCTGCGTTGATGCTGATGTAAGACTGACGCTGAAGACCCTCTAGACCATCTCCTGGATCACCACCTAGGATGTGCCATTCACCCACCAGTGGCAACTCAGAGTTTCTCTTTCTGATTTTATGCCATAGTGGCAATCATAGATCTAGTACCCACTCCCCCTGATAAGACTTTTGGCTAATATTTGGTTTCAGTAGTCATCAATTAGTCATTTCCgtatttcattgttttgctgtttttactTCCGATCCATTGTCGGTCAACGGAGAACGGGACCCCCTTTTGAGTCTCTGTGGGAGtctctccttgccactgttgctacTGGCTTACTTAACACTTGGGGCTCGGGCACGCACCTCTGTACACCCCCTTTCCGTCTGCTGTCAAAAAcgccaataaataaataaatgtggacTTGAACTGTAACGTTTTAAGGCCGTGTCATGACTCAGCGTCCGAAGTCCACTGCTGATTTGTACTGCATTAGTAATTAGTGCAATAAATGGACTGAAATTCGATGTTCAACATCAGGAACGACCGGCCTGACCTCTTCACAAACTTCTCGGACAGCAGCAACATTGGGCTCTTCCTCTGGCTCCATTCCCCCTCCTGGGACGATCCACTTGTCTGGATGTCGACTGCTGCTCACCAGCAACACCTGAATCAACACACAGCAGCAGACTGACATTACAGCTGACCCAGCAGGATCTGATACAGCCAGTCTTGCAGCTAACCAgcttacatataatatatagcaCTATATAACAAAGAAATAGGCTAAAATGAGATCTAAACTTATATAACATGGCAAGTTTGCTCAACTTGCTGTTCAGccataataaacaaacaaggaGGACACAAACATGGAGTTTTGCTGGGCTAGCTATTAAAGCCCCAGAGTTAAAGCActgtactttttaaatattataaatattataaatattataaataacaaCATGGGTTAATATAGCTAGATACTTTAAAACACGACGTTCAATATTAGCCTATTTGGTATAACGTAGTGCCATGGTCAGCTAGGTTAGCTAGCTCGCTCAGTGCTACCCAGCTAGCATAGCCGTCTTTTCGTTTTGCGCAACCACCGCTCACAAACGGGGTCAGCAAAACGAGGGACATTTTCAAACCGCAGTGACCCTGGTCTCAAAAATATATACGGTACCGTCTAACATTTCTGAGCTGGGCAGAAGTTCGCTAGCGGTCCGCCTGCCCGCGCTATCCGCCCGGGTACGCGAGCAGACGGCTGCTCAGGCTGACAAACCGCACTAGCTAACAAAGGTGGTACATCCGGGTCCAGAAGGTTACGAATCCAGCCCAGGATTTCGTTCCAACCGCGTCACCGCTGCTGGAACTGCGCCGGGGAGAAATCCCGGGGTGGATTCCTACGCTCTGGACCTGGATCTGCTACCTCTGCCAGCTAAGATACCGCTCGCTTACTCCATTATACAGACAGTCGTTCAATCTCTGCACTTGGCTCCTTCTTAATAAACTCAAAACGCGTATCTGCAACTAAAGTGCAGCCGAGATTTGTGAacattttattcacattttatgAGTCAGACACAGTATGTCGTCTTGATCACGGCCCATTCAATCCCTCCATCCCCGGCCTCACCTCCTCCTCGGTCTCGCTCCTGAAGCACAGGCAAGCGGCCCTTTTCTTATACCCATCTCCATCATACGTGCGAGTTTGGTTAGACTTGAGCTTCATCATCTCGGTACGACAGGGACTAAAATCACAGCTCGAACCTCCAGGAGATGACACAGCCTTCCGACGCAAAGTTCACTAAAGGAAACCCCGCGTTTTCAATAAAAGAAATAAGTTCTTCTacgcttcatttttccaaagccaAGCGCATCTCAGCCATAGACGCCATTGCTGAAACTGCTACGCCGTGAGCGTAGCTGGAACCTTTGTGAGTGGCTCCTCGCTCGAAAACGTGCGTAGCCGGCTTTGCAGAATCGAGAATCGAGCCTAAGCAGCACGTCTATGGGAGCCTCTCATAATACACTGCCATACTATTCCACTTCCACCCCCACaggcatgtacacacacagctgtgatgAAAAAAAGTTAGAAATTATGAGgatttctacatttctacaaGGCCTCATGCCTTCATCAAGGCAtaaaaaatgatcatttaacaagcaaagcagtggtggctcagtggatagagcactgggttattgatgatggttgtgggttcaatacccgggttCGCTaagctgccaccgttgggcCCTTAATCCTCTCTGCTCCAACCGGTTGCCcacccaccgctctgggcacaTGTGCTAACAGTctggctgtgtatgtgtgtggtcaaactccatctgtgtccaacacaaacgGTGATTGTGGTTGTCACTGGAGCAAAGCAATCCCACTAGCATATGCTGTATGGAgaatggtcaagctggttgaccatcttcGCTCTGGACCAGGATAGGTGATTTAGCTATCAATTATGGCCTGTATTCTTAATCCTTGTCATGTTATGACACTTCCAGACCCTAAGCAGTAGGGCATCTTCACACCATGATACTACCGCCTCTGTGTTTCACATTTTGGTGTTGGAAATTCAGATTTTTGCTTTCCTCAAACATAGTGTggcccatccatccatcccatccatccatcatcttatccacttcttcctcaGTGTCAGTGTTGCAGTGGGTCCGGGGCTTACTTGGAatcaatgggcctcattcaccaaaatCCTCATACGAATTTTATAGAAAtatgttcttgagaaaagtcataataataaatttacatCAAACGTTAAACCACCCTCCCCCCCATCTCAGTCCACTCCCTACTCACTGGGCTGTCCCAGATGAATTATTGTGGAGGGGGAGTGGGCTATAAAACCACCAACAGTGAGTGACCAGAGCACACCACACCAATGAAGGAAACACCCCACAAATTTAGTTTCAGCTTTTCAGCAAATTGTTATATTTGGTTATTCTAATCAGACTTTGGGCAATTTTTAGGCCCAGTCTCTTTAGAGAACAGTTTCAACCCAAACCCTGtgaacaaaaaacacattttcattttgcagctgaGAAGACCGAAATACTGCCAAAGAGGCCTGGAAGTGAGGCATCACTCTAGCCTATATTCATTTCTATgcattaattgattaattgattaattgattaattaattcattcattcatttattcattcctCTGCCTGAAAGCAAAGAGGGCGTCCCTTGAATTTATACCTTGACCCTTAACTGGAAGCACAGAGAGTGACTTCATATGGAACAGTGGAGCGTTAGTGAGTGTTACTCCTACCTTGGAGGCAATTTAGCGCAGTCAGGTCATCTACCATGTGTGTTCTTCTTGGCTGGTGGGAGGAAACTGGATGACCCAGAGGGACCCACACAAACATGGggtgggggggcgggggggacACTAACACTTTTATTTCCTTCATTGTTTTCATTTACATCTTCATAGTTCTCATTACAAATCTTCAAGATCAgatatttctctttttgtctaGACAATCAGTTGTATTTGActtctctttatttttaaggccTCAAATCAAATTCATGTTAGTATAAAACAGGGGTAAGGAGCTGAGGGCTGGAGTCTGGGATAGTTTGGGGATTTCTCTGCTCTAGCACACCAACTGAACCTGGCCATTAACTGATAGAGTAGTGATAAAGGCAGTGGTGTGTAAATTAGCATAAAAATCACTAAACTGCTCTAATACATACATTTGTGCGCAGGGACTAGTCtctgcaccacacacacctccacacactcttAAGTGTATCGCCATACCGCCACTTTTAACTAAGGAGGacttaattataattatatttcacAAATAATTGTGCACACCCTTTATCATTCAgtaaatacaccaatcagccataacattagtaccaccgaCAGGTGTAGTGAACAgtattgattatctttatctgacaaggggtggatatattaggcagcaagtgaacagtccgtccttaaaggtgatgtgttggaagcaggaaaaatgggcaagcgtaagaatctgatcCACTTCGACAAGGCCCAAACTGGGACGGCCAgaggactgggtcagaacatctccaaaacatcagacaggtcttgtggagttttcttagtatgcagtggtcagaagcTACCAcaagtggttcaagaaaggacaaccggtgaactggagacagggtcatgggcacctgaggctcattgatgagatccatggaggctccacccacctcacaacttacagggcttaaaggattTGCTGCTATCGTTagtagtcttggtgccagatagcacaggatgccttcagaggtcttgtggagtccatgcctcgagtGGTCAGATCTGTAGTGGGGGATTCCCTCAGTATTAGACATGTGGTGCTCATGTAAAATGTGGAATGTCAATTTACACTGGCCAGTCCAGTTGATGAGTCCAGATCACAAACTTCTCCCTAACGTCCATAAAGAAACTAACAAGACCTCGAAAtgagaaaatgtattttattaacaaCACAACATGCTACACAGGTACAATTTAATTCTTAATAATTAAACgtgaaataaatatatgtatccTGCCGCTGCATCAACAAAACGTGGTATAAGCCTAAAAAAGTTTGTAGACAATTCCTCAGCTGCATCAAAAATAGGTGCAGGGCGAAGGCTATATCCAAGTGAAAAGACAGTAACATATTCTATACAGAAGTCATCAGTGCTATCTGAACACTACCTTGGTCTTTTGCTGCCTTTCTGTACACTGTAATTCCTGAGGTGGCTAATGCATATTGTTGCAATGGTTCAGGAAATGGGGACGGATGAGACGTGATGTGAGTTCAGAGTAAAAACAGTCACTATCGCAACGGAAATGTGGACTTGTCACAAACACAAGGTGTTTGGGATTGAGGTATGGCTGCTCAGGTGAGCGTTATTTCACAAGTGTTCGTTGTAAACTCCTAGTAGTATTTGGAGGGACAATTGTCCAAGAGACAAGGGACGATTCCAATTGCAACTGTGCTAACCTGGCTTTAGTCGTTATCAATTTTCTCTAGTGTGTTCTTTAGTTTATCCTAGGAAAGTGACCTGTTCAATGAAGCTGAAATGGCTGATCTGCCCATGGATAAATATGGCTGAAtattgctgtggtatcccaggtggctgctatggtgtcgAATCTGGTCACAAATATTAATGTGTAATGCTACTGGAATGTTCTTGAAGCGAGAACTATGTTTGTAACATCTCCATCACCTACTCAACGGATCTGAAAGTGGGACTTTTATGATCTAAACTCCATAAACGCAGTATAGCTcacaaactacacacacttaACCTTCGACAAATACCCAACACTCTTACTCATAGACATAGGTATAATAAAAGGAAATCTAATAAAAGGATATCTAGTCAGTTTCTGGCGCAGGGGTGTTCAAAGACGGCTGCGGTTAAGCAGAAAGCCCTCCACTAAAACTATAGGACCACTACACGTCACAGTCAAAACATATAGCTTGCTATTTCTAACTCTATGACCCCCCCCACATTAGAAGccacataaaatacataaaaagccaaCCTGAACAAAAGTAGAAAAGCACCCAGTAAGCACCATTAAATGTACTAAACACCTATATAATCTAATTCACAGGTTTCTAAAATTATTCCAGTTTTTTTACATAACTGATTGTGttacagagagggagaggatcTTTGATGTATATCAGTCCTGTAAAGAGTTGTTGAGGTTTTTTTGCGCAGATGACATTCCCTTGTTAAACACAGGTTGCAGATTAGTGAGTGGTGCTAGGTGGAGTGTCTTGAGGTAGTACTGAGGACGAGGCAGCTACTGCTCCTCATCTTCGTCCTCCTCGTCTTCCTCTGAGGACTCCTGAGATGCCTGATCTTCCTTTTCCTGTTTCATGCAGCACATAAGGAAAAACACAAAGGCAAGAACAGTGGTCgctattattgattatttgtcGATTAGTCGATTAATCGAAATGATTAATTTCCCTCCAAAGAAATTGAGCattcaaatgtaataaataataaaaggttTATATATTAAGTATATATTAAACTCTAGGTTTAAACAAGAGCTTAAGCAGAAcagtcagcagtgcagtggggTATTTATACCCCTTATCAAAGTGCATGTGTATCTACTGTATTTATACAAGAAATGTGCTTAAAATAGCGGATGAACAGAATCACTAGATATGGTTTATATAAGCCCAAGATGCACGAAGACACACACTGGCTCCGTCAATCAACGTAAAAGTCCAGATTATAGCCCTAACCTGTCACATAGTCACTGGAAATTCTACTGGTAGCACGAATATAGACgaatataacattttataaagCTTTTCTACCAACAGTTAATAAAAGCTGGTTCATACCTACTGTGGACTGCGAAGACAACGTGATGTAACTGCAGACAAAACAGAGTCAATATGAATATTAAGACATGCAGTGCATGTCCACTCTTGGTATGAACCAGCCTTAAACATGTTAAGACAACAGTTACGGCGGTTTTCCTCTTCTGTTGCTGCTGGGTTTTTGCCGGTCCATTGTCTAGATTCTCCTAAGGTGCTTATGGTGCTGTGGTATGCCTTCGAAACTTTACCCAGTGCACAAACCACCTTTTTAATTTTGTGCTCATTTCAGGTTCTCTCATactttcaaatcaaatcatgtttattgtcacatcgaattacacaggtgtaaaagGGAGTGAAATACCTACGTGCACAGTCTCTCCTAGGCATAGTCCCTTTCGATGCCTTGGGCCTTTGAAAACAGTTAAAGTCCTATTTCGCCAACGAGTGGGACTCTGCTGTTGGAGTCAGAAACGACTGTCCTCGGGAAGCAGTTACGCAGTGGTAATGAGGAAAGTCTTTTAGAGGCGTAAAAAACTACAATCATGAAAAATTAAACCATCACTTAAACCATCATGTCGACCTAAAATATTGAGATTTAGGCATTTTCAGCGGCTGGCAACGTCATCGGGTACCGCGACTAATCTCTGCTTCTGGTGTCCTTCATTATTTGAGGTCACAGTGTATTGACAATTCAGCACCAGCACTCTGGCCAAGTTTGCGTTCACCCAAATGTGGGCTTGGTCATCAGACAACATGGAAGTGACGTGTTCTTGCTCTTATCCCTACCGTCTCGTCCAACATTTGGAAGTTGGAAGATCCTAATGTGTCTAAGCATTCATGGGCCATTCCCACTGGTCAATCGGTCAAATTAtgcttacataaaaaaacaatagaTTTTGTTCTGTGCAATATGAACAATATGCTCAGTTAAAAAAGACTAAGATGAATGGATTCTGTGTGTCAGGTCCGTTACCTCTTTCTTGGGCTTCCCCTTTAGCTTCTTTCCTGAAGACGACACCGCTCTCTGTGGACGAATATCACGTTAGTCAGTTTTCAGTTTGCTGAGGTGGGATTGAGCACTTAACTCAAGCCCAATTCTGCAGTTATAAAAAACTTGTGATCCCACTTAACTGTCTTAATTTACATAATTATGATGTAGTGAACTAaagaaaaaccaaaaaaaaaaaaaaaaacccatcatAGGTCAAGATTAaagttttccagtgttttggaTACTTGGCTTATTTCtaatggtagatgctgtattCTCCCCTCAACTGTGGCAATAGCTACCTTGATGATATTTTAGCATTGTAAATAAGGAGACTTCCTTACTTATCTTATGGTCTGCTCTTGGCCTGAACTTGCTAAGACAGCCTGATCTGTCCATGCCGGCAGTCGTTTCcattataaatgatttatcaGACAGTAGAACAGCTGATTCCTCAATGTTCAgagatcttcaccactcacttcgaccatcaagagcagaccagactaaatatCTGAGGTTTCAATAAGACAGACTcttccagaatcctctctaaccatgttctgatcatctgcagcagaTGTTCTTTGTTGTGAttgtgtccagatgtttaaatatgttaaaaaagcaCCCTGGTTTTAATGgtgtgtctatttttttttgttgatgaGTGTCTATGTACTGTATCTAGCTGTGCACAAAGTATTGTGCATCTTCCCTATCTAGGTAtcagcttagaggta from Salminus brasiliensis chromosome 7, fSalBra1.hap2, whole genome shotgun sequence encodes:
- the hmga1b gene encoding high mobility group AT-hook 1b isoform X1 is translated as MSDSEKQSLSLKEKDGVEKRGRGRPRKHPKESSGSPVPKRPRGRPKGSKNKGPAKKRAVSSSGKKLKGKPKKELHHVVFAVHSRKRKIRHLRSPQRKTRRTKMRSSSCLVLSTTSRHST